A region of Hydrogenimonas cancrithermarum DNA encodes the following proteins:
- a CDS encoding ComF family protein, whose protein sequence is MRCLSCRRLSFSLLCSVCREHYLKPEPRIRKLETGLEVISFYAYDEIEPFLLTKHLPHGWFIYRILAKEAFKALSQTKRTTFAIPVDDDPSGGYSHTAILAKGLKRYGYRPLFGRLHAQNRLSYSGQPLAFRVQNPRDFRYTGPTNIDAVLVDDIITTGLTLKEAHGRLLQHGVDLLGAFVLADVDRA, encoded by the coding sequence ATGCGCTGCCTGAGCTGCCGCCGTCTCTCTTTCTCCCTCCTCTGCAGCGTCTGCCGCGAACACTATCTGAAACCCGAACCGCGCATCCGAAAACTCGAAACGGGCCTCGAGGTTATCAGCTTTTACGCCTATGACGAGATCGAGCCCTTTCTTCTGACAAAGCACCTGCCGCACGGCTGGTTCATCTACCGTATACTCGCCAAAGAGGCGTTCAAAGCCTTGTCGCAAACCAAAAGAACGACCTTCGCGATTCCCGTGGACGACGATCCGTCCGGCGGTTACAGCCACACGGCGATACTGGCCAAAGGATTGAAACGGTACGGCTATCGTCCTCTTTTTGGCCGTCTTCATGCCCAAAACCGTCTCTCCTATTCGGGTCAGCCGCTTGCATTCAGAGTTCAAAACCCGAGAGATTTCCGCTATACAGGTCCAACGAATATCGACGCTGTACTGGTCGATGACATCATTACCACGGGGCTGACGCTGAAGGAAGCGCATGGCCGGTTGTTGCAACATGGCGTCGATCTTCTCGGTGCATTCGTTTTGGCGGATGTCGATCGGGCTTGA
- a CDS encoding DEAD/DEAH box helicase: MEQETIEQQTQEEQPEQSTMSFSDFGFKQPIMRAIDRMGFKVPSPIQEKVIPLILEGHDVVGQAHTGTGKTAAFGLPALNNIEWRNGVDMLVITPTRELATQVSDELFSLGRFAGIRTVSVYGGQSYRRQLDLISRGAQVVVATPGRLLDMLSSGKLEDFNPSIVVLDEADEMLDMGFLDDIKEIFSYLPQQRQTLLFSATMPEPIKDLARHILHEPKFVSVTKKETTNKDIRQLYYVIEEKDRDDAIVRLLDKEEPEKAIVFCRMKREVDRVAELLQAQGVNARGLHGDMEMRERMEVIKGFRGRDIDILVATDVAARGLNIENVSHVFNYHIPFDPESYVHRIGRTGRAGKKGTAITLVTPLEFKELERIRQKVGTKMEYGFVDEGGESAENVAERFLDAVREQDINQEAVKIYEVLENEMAPQKVAYKLISMILDKGILSRQGSGIGLSQDEVERLMAMSGVGEKSKKGGNRKRRSGGGGGNRRRSGGGRRY; the protein is encoded by the coding sequence ATGGAACAAGAGACAATCGAACAACAGACACAAGAAGAGCAGCCGGAGCAATCCACGATGAGTTTTTCCGATTTCGGATTCAAACAGCCGATCATGCGTGCGATCGACCGTATGGGATTCAAAGTGCCGAGCCCGATTCAGGAGAAGGTCATACCTTTGATTCTCGAAGGCCACGATGTCGTCGGACAGGCGCATACGGGTACGGGCAAGACGGCGGCGTTCGGTCTGCCGGCGCTCAACAATATCGAATGGCGCAACGGTGTCGATATGTTGGTCATTACCCCGACGCGCGAACTGGCGACACAGGTGAGTGACGAACTTTTCAGCCTCGGGCGTTTCGCGGGGATTCGCACCGTCAGCGTCTACGGCGGACAAAGTTATCGCCGGCAGCTCGACCTGATCAGTCGTGGGGCACAGGTGGTCGTCGCGACGCCTGGCCGCCTTCTGGATATGCTCAGCAGCGGAAAACTCGAAGATTTCAACCCCTCCATCGTCGTTCTGGACGAGGCCGATGAAATGCTGGACATGGGCTTTCTGGACGACATCAAAGAGATCTTCAGTTATCTTCCGCAGCAGCGTCAAACCCTGCTTTTCTCCGCGACGATGCCCGAACCCATCAAAGACCTGGCACGCCACATCCTGCATGAGCCGAAATTCGTATCCGTTACCAAGAAAGAGACGACCAACAAGGATATCCGCCAGCTCTACTACGTCATCGAAGAGAAAGACCGTGACGATGCGATCGTGAGACTTCTGGATAAAGAGGAGCCCGAAAAGGCGATCGTCTTCTGTCGCATGAAACGCGAAGTCGACCGGGTGGCGGAGCTTCTGCAGGCACAGGGCGTCAACGCCAGAGGCCTTCACGGCGACATGGAGATGCGTGAGCGCATGGAGGTGATCAAAGGGTTCCGCGGGCGAGATATCGACATCCTGGTCGCGACCGACGTCGCGGCGCGCGGGCTCAACATCGAGAACGTCAGTCACGTTTTCAACTATCACATTCCGTTCGATCCGGAGAGCTACGTTCACCGCATCGGCCGTACGGGACGCGCGGGCAAGAAGGGGACGGCGATCACGCTGGTGACCCCTTTGGAGTTCAAAGAGCTCGAGCGTATCCGGCAGAAGGTCGGTACGAAGATGGAGTACGGCTTCGTCGACGAAGGCGGTGAATCTGCGGAAAACGTCGCCGAGCGCTTTCTCGACGCCGTTCGTGAACAGGATATCAACCAGGAAGCGGTGAAGATATACGAAGTGCTCGAGAACGAGATGGCACCCCAAAAAGTTGCCTATAAACTGATCTCCATGATTCTCGACAAGGGTATTTTGTCTCGGCAGGGAAGTGGCATCGGGCTGAGTCAGGATGAGGTCGAGCGTCTGATGGCGATGAGCGGTGTCGGCGAGAAATCGAAAAAAGGCGGCAACCGCAAACGCCGCAGCGGCGGTGGCGGCGGAAATCGCCGAAGAAGCGGTGGCGGCCGTCGCTACTAA
- the lepA gene encoding translation elongation factor 4, giving the protein MQKNIRNFSIIAHIDHGKSTLADRIIQECGAVTERELGTQMMDTMDIEQERGITIKAQSVRLTYVKDGQPYILNLIDTPGHVDFSYEVSKSLASSEGALLVVDASQGVEAQTIANVYIALENDLEIIPVINKIDLPAADPDRVVEEIEQTIGLDCSGAIYASAKTGEGIRELLDAIVDRVPAPQGDEEAPTKAIIYDSWFDNYLGALALVRVFDGSIKKGQEVLIMGTGKKHQVLGLTYPHPLKPTKTNEIKTGEVGIVVLGLKNVSDVAVGDTITDAKHPTKEPVGGFKEVRPFVFAGLYPIDTDKFEELRDALDKLKLNDASISYEPESSVALGFGFRVGFLGMLHMEVVKERLEREFGLDLIATAPTVVYKVELTDGTEVEVQNPSEMPDTSKIEKIYEPYVRATIITPKEFLGNIITMMADRRGVQEKMEYLNEDRVMLVYAVPMNEIVVDFYDKLKSATKGYASFDYEPIDYREGDLVKLDVRVAGDVVDALSIIVPREKAQSRGRELVKTMKELIPRQLFEVAVQASVGNKVIARETVKSMGKNVTAKCYGGDITRKRKLLEKQKEGKKRMKAIGKVQLPQDAFLAVLKID; this is encoded by the coding sequence GTGCAGAAAAATATCCGTAACTTCTCCATTATCGCCCACATCGACCATGGCAAGAGTACATTGGCCGACCGGATTATCCAGGAGTGTGGGGCCGTCACCGAGCGGGAGCTCGGCACGCAAATGATGGACACGATGGATATCGAGCAGGAGCGTGGTATCACGATCAAAGCGCAGAGCGTTCGTCTGACCTACGTCAAGGATGGCCAACCCTATATTTTGAACCTGATCGATACCCCCGGCCACGTCGATTTCAGTTATGAAGTGAGCAAATCGCTCGCTTCGAGCGAAGGGGCGCTGCTGGTTGTCGACGCATCACAGGGCGTGGAGGCGCAAACCATCGCGAACGTCTACATCGCGCTTGAAAATGATCTGGAGATCATTCCCGTCATCAACAAGATCGACCTCCCCGCGGCGGACCCCGACCGTGTTGTCGAAGAGATCGAACAGACGATCGGGCTCGATTGCAGCGGAGCGATCTATGCCAGCGCCAAGACGGGGGAGGGGATTCGTGAACTGCTCGATGCGATCGTCGACCGTGTTCCTGCGCCGCAGGGTGATGAAGAGGCACCGACCAAAGCGATCATTTACGACAGCTGGTTCGACAACTATCTCGGTGCGCTCGCGCTCGTACGCGTCTTCGATGGCTCGATCAAAAAGGGACAGGAAGTACTCATCATGGGGACAGGCAAGAAGCACCAGGTGCTGGGCCTCACCTATCCCCATCCGCTCAAGCCGACCAAGACGAACGAGATCAAGACGGGTGAAGTCGGAATCGTCGTGCTGGGCCTCAAAAATGTCAGCGACGTCGCCGTGGGCGATACGATCACCGATGCCAAACATCCGACCAAGGAGCCCGTAGGCGGATTCAAGGAGGTCAGGCCCTTCGTTTTCGCCGGCCTCTACCCGATCGACACGGACAAGTTCGAAGAGCTGCGTGACGCGCTGGACAAACTGAAGCTCAACGACGCTTCTATCAGCTACGAGCCGGAGAGCTCCGTGGCGCTCGGTTTCGGCTTCCGAGTCGGCTTTTTGGGTATGCTCCATATGGAGGTGGTCAAAGAGCGGCTCGAGCGCGAATTCGGCCTCGACCTGATCGCGACGGCGCCGACGGTCGTCTACAAGGTCGAGCTGACCGACGGGACCGAAGTGGAGGTGCAAAACCCCAGCGAAATGCCCGACACCAGCAAGATCGAAAAGATCTACGAACCCTACGTCCGTGCGACGATCATCACGCCCAAAGAGTTTCTTGGCAACATCATCACGATGATGGCCGACCGCCGCGGGGTCCAGGAGAAGATGGAGTACCTGAACGAAGATCGTGTCATGTTGGTCTATGCCGTGCCGATGAACGAGATCGTCGTCGATTTCTACGACAAGCTTAAAAGCGCGACGAAAGGGTACGCCAGTTTCGACTACGAACCGATCGATTACCGCGAAGGCGACCTCGTGAAACTGGATGTGCGTGTCGCCGGAGATGTGGTCGATGCACTCAGTATCATCGTTCCGCGCGAAAAGGCACAATCCAGAGGCCGAGAACTGGTCAAGACGATGAAAGAGCTGATCCCTCGCCAGCTCTTCGAAGTGGCGGTGCAGGCCAGTGTGGGCAACAAGGTCATCGCCCGTGAGACGGTCAAGTCGATGGGCAAAAACGTCACCGCCAAATGTTACGGTGGCGACATCACCCGGAAACGTAAACTTCTCGAGAAACAGAAAGAGGGTAAAAAGCGGATGAAGGCGATCGGCAAGGTGCAGCTGCCGCAGGATGCCTTCCTTGCCGTCCTCAAAATAGACTGA
- a CDS encoding ribose-phosphate pyrophosphokinase encodes MRGYKIFAGTASESFAAEISKYLDAPLSGANISRFSDGEIGCQISESVRGRDVFIIQSTGAPSNDNLMELLIMTDALRRSSAKSINAVVPYFGYARQDRKAAPRVPITAKLVANLIETAGIDRVITMDLHAGQIQGFFDIPVDNLYGAILFINHIKSKNLDDLIVASPDIGGVARARYFASRLGVDMAIVDKRREKANVSEVMNIIGDVAGKNVVLVDDMIDTAGTIVKSAAALKEHGAKSVIACCTHPVLSGPAYERIREGELDELIVSDTLPLKEACDKITVLPAAPVFAEVIRRVYHNESVNSLFS; translated from the coding sequence ATGCGCGGATACAAAATTTTTGCGGGGACCGCTTCGGAGTCGTTTGCTGCGGAGATCAGCAAATATCTTGACGCACCGCTGAGCGGTGCCAATATCAGCCGTTTCAGCGATGGCGAGATCGGTTGTCAGATCAGTGAAAGCGTTCGGGGCCGCGATGTCTTCATCATCCAGTCCACGGGAGCGCCCTCGAACGACAATCTGATGGAACTGCTGATCATGACCGATGCGCTTCGCCGCAGTTCGGCCAAATCGATCAATGCCGTCGTTCCCTATTTCGGTTATGCCAGGCAGGACAGAAAAGCCGCACCGCGCGTGCCGATCACGGCGAAGCTGGTCGCCAACCTGATCGAGACGGCCGGCATCGACCGTGTGATCACGATGGATCTGCATGCCGGACAGATCCAGGGCTTTTTCGACATTCCGGTCGACAACCTTTACGGTGCAATTCTTTTCATCAACCACATCAAATCGAAAAATCTCGACGATCTTATCGTGGCGAGCCCCGATATCGGTGGCGTTGCACGGGCACGCTATTTCGCCAGCCGCCTCGGCGTCGATATGGCGATCGTCGACAAACGCCGCGAGAAGGCGAACGTGTCGGAAGTCATGAACATCATCGGTGACGTGGCAGGTAAAAATGTGGTTCTGGTCGACGATATGATCGACACGGCCGGCACCATCGTCAAAAGTGCCGCGGCGCTCAAAGAGCATGGCGCCAAAAGCGTTATCGCCTGCTGTACCCATCCGGTACTCAGCGGGCCGGCATACGAGCGCATCCGTGAAGGCGAACTCGACGAATTGATCGTCTCCGATACGCTGCCGCTCAAAGAGGCTTGCGACAAGATCACCGTACTGCCCGCCGCACCGGTCTTTGCCGAAGTGATCCGCCGTGTCTATCACAACGAGAGCGTTAATTCGCTCTTTTCATAA
- a CDS encoding gamma-glutamyl-gamma-aminobutyrate hydrolase family protein: MGRKRVVIVTGSQRGSRTAWYMSRFLLALYGLKARFFHPHSWDPGIRMDGVLITGGIDIDPSTYGGYEHPSIVKSDPKRDEMELFLLERAQQENLPVMGICRGMQLINLFHHGTLHPHIEDLPLEHPHPRTPLPLREVTIERVSRLHQIVGVPVLKVNALHHQAVDRIGEGLHVAAYDRNGIVQAIEQREGRFVLGLQWHPEFMPYAWHSRKIFGAFATAVSGS, from the coding sequence GTGGGTCGAAAAAGGGTAGTCATCGTTACAGGCTCCCAACGGGGGAGTCGGACGGCATGGTATATGAGCCGTTTTCTGCTGGCGCTGTATGGGCTGAAAGCCCGTTTCTTTCATCCTCACTCATGGGACCCCGGTATACGAATGGACGGCGTATTGATAACGGGAGGTATCGACATCGATCCCTCCACGTACGGAGGATACGAGCACCCATCCATCGTGAAAAGCGATCCCAAACGCGATGAGATGGAACTTTTTCTCCTGGAAAGAGCACAACAGGAAAACCTTCCCGTGATGGGTATCTGCCGGGGTATGCAGCTTATCAACCTTTTTCATCATGGAACACTGCATCCTCACATCGAAGATCTTCCGCTCGAACATCCACATCCAAGAACACCTTTGCCGCTGCGGGAGGTAACGATCGAACGGGTATCGCGCCTTCATCAGATTGTCGGTGTTCCGGTACTGAAAGTGAACGCCCTTCACCATCAGGCCGTCGACAGGATCGGAGAAGGGCTTCACGTGGCCGCGTATGATCGTAATGGTATCGTTCAGGCGATCGAACAGCGAGAGGGAAGGTTTGTATTGGGATTGCAATGGCATCCTGAGTTCATGCCCTATGCGTGGCACAGCCGGAAGATATTTGGCGCGTTTGCCACAGCCGTTTCAGGGTCTTGA
- the mnmA gene encoding tRNA 2-thiouridine(34) synthase MnmA, protein MKKKVLVGMSGGVDSTVTAKLLLDAGYEVEGVYMKLHEKPGYHEENFRRVLHVAAYLGIEAKMLDLSKDFEEAVYKPFVESYRQGLTPNPCAKCNRQIKFGKMIEYADEIGADYLATGHYVRHDGTYILEALDETKDQSYFLFDIDKKIIPRLLFPLGEWRKEDVKAYAAKIEALESFATQKESSEICFVETTYIDVLKKHIPVDMPGEVLDTEGNVIGHHKGFMHYTIGKRRGFFVKGAHEPHYVKEILPETNQIVVTPHSALEVRQIEIEGVNLMDGRREFACDVKVRYRTKRVPCHVEVKEDGKALVKLSEPVFGVASGQAAVFYEDDRLLGGGWITTAE, encoded by the coding sequence ATGAAGAAAAAAGTACTTGTCGGAATGAGTGGCGGCGTCGATTCGACCGTCACGGCGAAACTGCTTCTCGATGCCGGCTACGAGGTCGAGGGTGTCTATATGAAGCTTCATGAAAAGCCGGGTTATCATGAAGAGAATTTCAGACGCGTTTTGCATGTTGCGGCGTATCTCGGTATCGAAGCGAAAATGCTCGATCTTTCGAAAGATTTCGAAGAAGCGGTCTACAAACCATTTGTCGAAAGTTATCGGCAGGGCTTGACACCCAATCCCTGTGCCAAATGCAACCGGCAGATCAAGTTTGGAAAGATGATCGAGTATGCCGATGAAATCGGAGCGGATTATCTTGCAACGGGACACTATGTGCGTCATGACGGCACCTATATCCTCGAAGCCCTGGATGAGACGAAAGACCAGAGCTATTTCCTTTTCGACATCGACAAAAAGATCATTCCCCGGCTTCTGTTTCCACTCGGTGAGTGGAGAAAAGAGGATGTCAAAGCTTATGCGGCGAAGATCGAGGCGCTGGAGAGTTTCGCGACCCAGAAGGAGTCGAGCGAAATCTGTTTCGTCGAAACGACCTATATCGACGTTTTGAAAAAACACATCCCCGTGGATATGCCCGGTGAGGTGCTGGATACCGAGGGCAATGTGATCGGACACCATAAAGGTTTTATGCACTACACGATAGGAAAACGGCGAGGATTTTTTGTCAAAGGTGCACACGAACCACACTATGTCAAAGAGATCCTGCCGGAAACGAATCAGATCGTCGTTACCCCGCACAGCGCACTCGAAGTCCGGCAAATCGAGATAGAAGGGGTGAACCTCATGGATGGCCGGAGAGAGTTCGCGTGTGACGTAAAGGTTCGTTACCGGACAAAAAGGGTGCCGTGCCATGTCGAGGTAAAAGAGGATGGTAAAGCGCTTGTCAAACTTTCCGAACCCGTTTTTGGCGTCGCTTCCGGGCAGGCTGCCGTGTTTTATGAAGATGATAGACTTTTGGGCGGCGGCTGGATTACCACTGCGGAATGA
- a CDS encoding amidoligase family protein → MMLERFLQPPMRTNAQGELRSVGFELEYAGLTLTKSAAVILKTVGGRVDVINPYHYKIRDTEYGTFTLVLDFQFLVESGLEHWLHHIGLDQALEKDTIEAIERFIADLSETVVPYEVSTSPLPLDRIDVIETVKEALRCYGAMGTKADPLYAFGFHINPEAARITVDEILKTLRAFFLLYDYLVETIKPDMTRRLTPYIDPFDKGYIERVLDSAYDPTMPQLIDDYLAYNPTRNRALDLLPLLAWIDIDRVMEKMEGEKISARPTYHYRLPNSRVDEAAWCTCDAWNSWVLVERLASDEVAMKRLGDRFLEYLDSPFHFFQKDQWLKEVKAWVEKG, encoded by the coding sequence ATGATGCTTGAGAGATTTTTACAGCCGCCGATGCGGACCAATGCCCAGGGAGAGCTCAGAAGTGTCGGTTTCGAACTCGAGTATGCGGGATTGACGCTGACAAAGAGTGCCGCTGTCATCTTGAAGACAGTGGGCGGCAGAGTCGATGTCATCAACCCCTACCACTACAAAATCCGGGATACCGAGTATGGAACTTTTACACTCGTTCTCGATTTTCAGTTTCTCGTGGAGTCGGGACTCGAGCATTGGCTCCACCATATCGGGCTCGATCAGGCACTCGAAAAAGATACCATCGAAGCGATCGAGCGGTTCATCGCGGATTTGAGTGAGACGGTCGTTCCGTACGAAGTTTCGACTTCACCTCTTCCACTGGACAGAATCGATGTGATCGAAACGGTCAAAGAGGCACTGCGGTGTTACGGCGCGATGGGGACGAAAGCCGATCCTCTCTATGCATTCGGATTTCATATCAATCCCGAAGCGGCGCGGATCACGGTGGATGAGATACTCAAGACGCTTCGAGCCTTTTTTCTGCTTTACGATTATCTTGTCGAAACGATCAAGCCCGATATGACGCGGCGTCTGACACCTTACATCGATCCGTTCGACAAAGGGTATATCGAACGGGTACTCGATTCCGCTTACGACCCGACAATGCCGCAGCTTATCGACGATTATCTGGCGTACAACCCGACCCGAAACCGGGCCCTCGATCTGCTGCCGCTGCTGGCATGGATCGACATCGACCGGGTCATGGAGAAGATGGAGGGAGAAAAGATATCGGCACGCCCGACCTATCACTACCGATTGCCGAACTCCCGTGTCGATGAAGCTGCATGGTGTACCTGTGACGCATGGAACAGCTGGGTGCTTGTCGAGAGGCTGGCGAGTGACGAGGTGGCGATGAAAAGGCTCGGTGACCGATTTCTCGAGTATCTCGATTCACCGTTTCACTTTTTTCAAAAAGATCAATGGCTGAAGGAGGTGAAGGCGTGGGTCGAAAAAGGGTAG
- the fliY gene encoding flagellar motor switch protein FliY: protein MADWIELLARETAATIEGLTGQRPDVKFKEKEPVTDIPNVIAPMSLVTIRVTGELNGKMAIAISPMLGTALSDMMLGGEGESKPTMDSDDLDAVKEIVSNIFGALATAMKAQKEFPELSFEVTEIKFYEEGEDIDISEYATLLAYNFSLGVINGIFMTLLDENLMPLVDKEDASRPSASAAPATPAVPASETSETVPVDQSEMKNIGLILDVKLPLRVRIGSKKMLLKDVLSMDIGSVIELDQLANDPLEILVDDKVIAYGEVVIVDGNFGVQITHIGSKRDRLETLKS, encoded by the coding sequence ATGGCTGATTGGATCGAACTGCTGGCACGCGAGACGGCCGCAACCATCGAAGGTTTGACGGGGCAGCGCCCCGATGTGAAATTCAAAGAGAAAGAGCCGGTAACGGATATTCCGAATGTCATCGCGCCAATGTCTTTGGTAACCATTCGTGTCACGGGTGAGTTGAACGGCAAGATGGCCATAGCGATCTCTCCGATGCTCGGTACGGCGCTTTCGGACATGATGCTCGGTGGTGAAGGCGAGAGCAAACCGACGATGGACAGTGATGACCTGGATGCGGTCAAAGAGATCGTCTCCAATATTTTCGGGGCCCTTGCGACGGCGATGAAGGCGCAAAAAGAGTTTCCTGAGCTCTCCTTTGAAGTGACAGAGATCAAATTTTACGAGGAAGGGGAGGATATCGACATCAGCGAGTATGCGACGCTGTTGGCCTACAACTTCTCTTTGGGTGTCATCAATGGCATTTTTATGACGCTGCTGGATGAGAATCTCATGCCGCTGGTCGATAAAGAGGATGCCTCTCGGCCATCTGCCTCCGCGGCGCCGGCCACACCGGCTGTGCCCGCTTCCGAAACGTCCGAAACGGTTCCCGTCGATCAGTCGGAGATGAAAAATATCGGCCTGATTCTCGATGTCAAGCTGCCGCTTCGTGTACGCATCGGAAGCAAAAAGATGCTTCTTAAAGACGTCCTTTCGATGGATATCGGATCGGTGATCGAACTCGATCAGCTGGCGAACGATCCTCTCGAAATTCTTGTCGACGACAAGGTTATCGCTTACGGCGAAGTAGTGATCGTTGACGGAAATTTCGGTGTTCAGATTACCCATATCGGTTCCAAACGGGATCGTCTAGAAACACTCAAGTCTTGA
- a CDS encoding BaiN/RdsA family NAD(P)/FAD-dependent oxidoreductase, with protein sequence MPYDLIILGAGAAGLMAAAHQRSRKVLILEHNSRPGAKIAISGGGRCNITNQNLSSSYYLGDPKFVEKVLNRFDNEALIAFLRHHGLEPVVRKECQYFCPDRAQALTDLLLRAAPSVEISYETEIFGAQKPGELFVVETSKGEVYAKKLLIATGGLSYSSVGATGIGYEIAESFGHGIVPLRPALVGLTLQPEQVWMKELSGLSLSVTVQVGRRLLEGDILFAHRGVSGPVLLDASLYWNQGKITVDFLPGRRFKSLFGSSAKTAASQIPLPKRFVKAFFSALALPNIPYRSMREGQKQRLSLLKSYAFAPAGTFGYAKAEVTKGGVATDEIDPETMQSRLVDGLYFAGEVVDVTGRLGGYNFQWAFSSAVVAAKSV encoded by the coding sequence TTGCCGTATGATCTGATTATCCTGGGAGCCGGTGCGGCGGGCCTGATGGCTGCCGCCCACCAACGCTCGCGAAAGGTGCTCATTCTCGAACACAATTCCCGTCCGGGCGCCAAGATCGCAATCTCGGGCGGCGGACGCTGCAATATCACCAACCAAAATCTCTCATCCTCTTATTATCTAGGCGATCCAAAATTCGTTGAAAAGGTTCTCAACCGATTCGACAACGAAGCGCTGATCGCTTTTTTGCGTCATCATGGTCTCGAACCCGTCGTGCGGAAAGAGTGCCAGTACTTCTGTCCCGATCGTGCACAAGCGTTGACGGACCTGCTGCTTCGAGCAGCGCCATCGGTAGAAATATCGTACGAAACGGAGATCTTTGGAGCCCAAAAACCGGGAGAACTTTTCGTCGTCGAAACTTCCAAAGGAGAGGTTTACGCCAAAAAGCTGTTGATCGCCACCGGGGGGTTGAGTTATTCGAGCGTCGGAGCGACCGGTATCGGTTACGAAATTGCCGAATCGTTCGGGCACGGAATCGTACCGCTGCGCCCCGCCCTTGTCGGGCTGACGCTTCAACCCGAACAGGTATGGATGAAAGAGCTCAGCGGCCTTTCGCTTTCCGTGACCGTTCAGGTTGGGCGGCGCCTGCTCGAAGGCGATATTCTCTTCGCTCACAGGGGTGTCAGTGGCCCTGTGTTGCTCGATGCTTCGCTTTACTGGAACCAGGGAAAAATCACCGTCGATTTTCTTCCGGGGCGAAGATTCAAATCTCTTTTTGGCTCTTCTGCCAAAACGGCCGCTTCGCAGATCCCGCTTCCAAAAAGGTTTGTCAAAGCCTTTTTCAGTGCGCTTGCACTGCCGAATATTCCGTACCGTTCGATGAGGGAAGGGCAGAAACAGCGCCTCTCTCTTTTAAAGTCCTATGCATTCGCACCGGCCGGTACCTTCGGCTATGCCAAAGCGGAGGTGACCAAAGGAGGGGTAGCGACGGATGAAATCGATCCGGAGACGATGCAGAGCCGTCTGGTGGACGGGCTCTATTTCGCGGGCGAGGTTGTCGATGTAACCGGACGGCTGGGAGGCTACAACTTTCAATGGGCTTTCTCTTCAGCCGTCGTCGCCGCAAAAAGTGTATAA